In a single window of the uncultured Dysgonomonas sp. genome:
- a CDS encoding threonine/serine exporter family protein, translating to MPEFRNINEKEKISAQRFADLILDIGTFLLASGAHCGRLSSNIGRLASTWEFDINMSPTFNGLTVTVKDKNDPSNSVTCYKNSPPHSVHLAILTAVSHMSWKVQEENLPISYVEKEFAKIKTKPNYKDIVVAVAVGFSCGGLCLFSAGDEKNALVAFVAAFIGYLVRVFFAKKKFNPMICISIAAFITTLIAGLGRLYGFGEHPEAAMATGVLYLIPGVPLINCVIDLIEGYLPSALNRALFGGFILLCIAAGMTLCITLLGIGNF from the coding sequence ATGCCGGAATTTAGAAATATAAACGAAAAAGAAAAGATATCAGCACAGCGGTTTGCCGACCTTATACTCGACATAGGGACATTCCTGCTGGCATCAGGTGCACACTGCGGGCGTCTCAGTAGCAATATAGGAAGGCTGGCCTCGACCTGGGAATTCGATATAAACATGAGCCCTACCTTCAATGGGCTCACAGTCACAGTGAAAGACAAGAACGACCCGTCCAATTCCGTCACCTGCTATAAAAACTCACCTCCACATAGTGTACATCTGGCTATACTGACAGCCGTATCGCACATGTCGTGGAAAGTACAGGAAGAGAACCTGCCCATTTCATACGTGGAAAAAGAGTTTGCCAAAATAAAAACCAAGCCTAACTACAAAGATATTGTGGTGGCCGTAGCCGTCGGATTTTCGTGTGGCGGGCTTTGCCTGTTCTCGGCAGGAGATGAGAAAAACGCTTTAGTAGCTTTCGTTGCCGCATTTATTGGCTATCTGGTAAGGGTTTTCTTTGCCAAGAAGAAATTCAATCCGATGATATGTATATCTATCGCGGCTTTTATTACCACATTGATAGCAGGGCTCGGCAGATTATACGGATTCGGGGAGCATCCCGAAGCCGCGATGGCAACTGGAGTTTTATACCTGATACCGGGTGTACCTCTGATAAATTGTGTCATAGACCTGATAGAAGGTTATTTGCCTTCGGCTCTGAACAGGGCTTTGTTCGGAGGATTTATCCTGCTTTGTATTGCAGCAGGTATGACCCTATGTATCACACTGTTGGGAATAGGTAATTTTTAA
- a CDS encoding SLC45 family MFS transporter: MKQKPTLTFWQIWNLSFGFLGIQIGYSLQSSQTSRILSALGADPHHLPLFWLAAPIAGLIVQPIIGMSSDRTWTKLGRRIPFILGGAIVSAIAMFFMPNSEFVAAIMPPVFFGAFMLLFMDCAFNVSMQPFRSLVGDMVNDKQRNLGYSTQSFLTNVGAVVGSFLPFILTWIGIQNIPAIGEKVAPSVIWSFYIGGTALLLTVLWTSFRVKEYPPKEYEEYNNITEEEKQKRSFIEILKSTPKTMLQLAVVQFFSWFALFLMWVYSIGGIAENVWHTTDPLSQAYNDAGNWNGVLSGVYGIFAVVFSIFMARIADKLGRKKVYSFALLMGALGLASMYIFDDKYMLLVSMLGVGIAWAAILAMPYAILSAALPASKMGVYMGIFNATITIPQIVAGITGGLILKYVVGGSSVSMLVVAGISMLLAAISVAFVQDKNAEVQPENIM, encoded by the coding sequence ATGAAACAAAAACCAACACTTACCTTTTGGCAGATCTGGAACCTCAGCTTCGGATTTTTAGGCATACAAATAGGATATTCATTACAGAGTTCGCAGACGAGCCGTATATTGTCAGCCTTGGGAGCCGATCCTCATCACTTACCCTTATTCTGGCTTGCGGCTCCGATAGCAGGCTTGATTGTGCAACCGATAATAGGGATGTCGAGTGACCGCACATGGACGAAATTGGGACGGCGTATTCCGTTTATCCTCGGAGGAGCAATAGTTTCGGCAATAGCTATGTTTTTTATGCCTAATTCGGAATTCGTTGCAGCTATTATGCCTCCTGTATTTTTCGGAGCATTTATGTTATTGTTCATGGATTGTGCTTTTAATGTTTCTATGCAGCCTTTCCGTTCTCTGGTAGGTGATATGGTAAATGACAAACAGCGGAATCTGGGTTATTCTACTCAGAGTTTCCTGACAAATGTAGGTGCGGTTGTAGGCTCTTTCCTGCCTTTTATCCTTACATGGATTGGTATACAAAATATACCTGCCATAGGAGAAAAAGTAGCACCATCGGTAATCTGGTCATTCTATATAGGGGGGACGGCTCTATTGCTGACAGTTTTATGGACAAGCTTCAGGGTTAAGGAATATCCTCCGAAAGAATACGAAGAATACAATAATATCACTGAGGAAGAAAAGCAGAAGCGGTCTTTTATTGAGATTCTTAAAAGCACACCTAAGACAATGCTTCAATTGGCTGTTGTGCAGTTCTTCTCCTGGTTTGCCCTGTTCCTGATGTGGGTATATTCCATTGGAGGAATAGCCGAAAATGTGTGGCATACGACAGATCCTTTGTCTCAGGCTTATAATGATGCCGGCAACTGGAATGGTGTACTGAGCGGGGTATACGGTATCTTTGCAGTAGTATTTTCTATATTTATGGCTCGGATAGCCGATAAGCTGGGGCGTAAGAAAGTGTATTCGTTCGCTTTGCTTATGGGAGCGTTAGGGCTGGCTTCGATGTATATTTTCGACGATAAATATATGCTGCTGGTATCTATGCTTGGTGTGGGGATTGCCTGGGCGGCTATATTGGCAATGCCTTATGCCATCCTGTCGGCTGCGCTTCCTGCCAGTAAAATGGGTGTATATATGGGAATATTCAATGCAACTATAACTATTCCGCAAATTGTAGCGGGTATAACAGGTGGGTTGATATTGAAATATGTTGTGGGAGGAAGTTCTGTCTCTATGCTGGTAGTAGCTGGTATATCCATGCTACTGGCTGCAATCTCTGTCGCATTTGTGCAGGATAAGAATGCAGAAGTACAACCGGAGAATATAATGTAA
- a CDS encoding threonine/serine exporter family protein — protein sequence MEELTIINIFRDFIIAFLVGFCWAILFGSPKRLLWVAGLLGGMGHALRFILIQLDFGMITATLAGSVLIGLIGIFAAHRVDSPPVVFTMPACITMIPGMFAYKTMLAGIKVTDLPTVEQNPHILIEMSHNLMLTMSLLFTLAIGICIGALLFRKSSVKNISFKDVIGKG from the coding sequence ATGGAAGAACTGACAATCATAAATATATTCCGCGACTTTATCATCGCTTTCCTCGTAGGCTTTTGTTGGGCAATACTATTCGGCTCACCGAAACGTCTGTTGTGGGTTGCCGGACTGCTTGGCGGTATGGGGCATGCCCTCCGTTTCATTCTCATACAGCTCGATTTCGGGATGATAACGGCTACATTAGCCGGTTCGGTACTGATAGGGTTGATCGGCATTTTCGCAGCGCACAGGGTAGACAGTCCGCCCGTAGTATTTACCATGCCGGCATGTATCACAATGATTCCGGGCATGTTTGCCTATAAAACGATGTTGGCGGGAATAAAGGTCACCGACCTCCCTACTGTGGAACAAAACCCGCATATACTGATAGAGATGTCGCACAACCTGATGCTTACCATGTCACTACTGTTTACATTGGCGATAGGCATATGTATAGGGGCCCTGCTTTTCCGTAAGTCGAGCGTGAAGAATATATCGTTTAAAGATGTGATAGGAAAGGGTTAA
- a CDS encoding LacI family DNA-binding transcriptional regulator: MKKGPLTIKDIAKDLNISPSTVSRALKDNPDISIETRKLVQDYAKKYKYKPNALALSLRTQHTNIIGVIVPELANHFFSGVLSGMETIAEEKDYHVIVCQSSEDYLKEIRNVQTLIKARVCGVLISQSKMTTKYDHFQELIDNDIPVIFFDRICTGIDSDKVVVDDYSGTFTAVEYMIKTGCKRIAFFSAPLHLEISKNRKNGYLDALRKYHLPIDENLMRIADTKQLGYERAMAILQEPNRPDAFMAMNDYTASGILLATKKLGLKVPEEVSIFGFSNSNISQDTDPMLTTMDQHPKKVGEEAMQLMLEKIENPENISRKNRLIKTSLIARQTTRELPAEGGD, translated from the coding sequence ATGAAAAAAGGGCCGTTAACAATTAAAGATATTGCTAAAGATTTGAATATATCGCCCTCGACAGTGTCGAGGGCTTTGAAAGATAATCCTGATATAAGTATCGAAACCAGGAAATTGGTGCAGGATTATGCTAAAAAGTATAAATACAAGCCAAATGCGTTGGCTTTGAGTCTGAGAACACAACATACCAATATTATCGGGGTTATCGTTCCTGAGCTGGCAAACCATTTCTTTTCCGGGGTATTATCCGGTATGGAAACTATTGCTGAGGAGAAGGATTACCATGTGATTGTGTGTCAGTCGTCGGAAGATTATCTGAAAGAAATACGGAATGTACAGACTCTTATCAAGGCCCGTGTATGTGGAGTGTTGATTTCACAATCGAAAATGACTACGAAATACGATCATTTTCAGGAATTGATAGATAATGATATCCCGGTCATCTTTTTTGATCGTATTTGTACGGGAATTGATTCGGATAAGGTTGTAGTAGATGATTATTCGGGAACATTTACCGCAGTGGAATATATGATAAAGACAGGCTGTAAGCGTATAGCCTTTTTCTCGGCCCCGTTGCACCTCGAAATATCCAAGAACAGGAAGAATGGCTATCTGGATGCATTGCGCAAATACCATCTGCCGATAGATGAAAATCTGATGCGTATAGCTGATACCAAGCAGCTCGGTTATGAGAGAGCAATGGCGATATTACAGGAACCGAATAGACCGGATGCATTTATGGCGATGAACGATTATACGGCTTCGGGTATATTGCTGGCTACAAAAAAGCTCGGATTGAAAGTGCCGGAAGAGGTTTCTATCTTTGGCTTTTCCAATTCCAATATATCGCAGGATACCGATCCTATGCTTACTACTATGGATCAACATCCTAAAAAAGTAGGGGAGGAAGCGATGCAGCTTATGCTGGAGAAAATAGAAAACCCGGAAAATATATCGCGAAAAAACAGACTGATAAAGACCTCTCTGATAGCAAGGCAAACCACACGGGAATTGCCTGCCGAAGGAGGAGATTGA
- a CDS encoding glycoside hydrolase family 13 protein produces MKKIYLVLLLVFLSLSVFSIDIKTVDPAFWWSGMKNPELQVLIHGEGVAKSDVSITSKSVRLKETVKLESPNYLILYFDLSESQPEKFDIVLQQGKEKKIIPYEVKERKAGSADREGFNASDVLYLIMPDRFANGDTSNDVIAGMREAKIDRNGQYARHGGDFKGVSDRVDYIHDLGVTAIWFNPVMENDMPEGSYHGYATTDYYKVDRRFGSNQEFADLVDKVHSKGMKVVMDMIFNHCGSEHFFFKDRPSKDWFNYPDGYVQTSYKTVTQFDPHVSAYDFKRSADGWFVESMPDLNQRNPHVAKYLIQNSIWWIEYAGIDGIRQDTHPYADYDMMSDWCREVTEEYPDFNIVGETWLNTNVGVAYWQKDSKLAYPKNSYLRSVMDFPLTDIMNSAFDQETTDWGQGLSRIHEYLAQDVVYADPMELLIFLDNHDTSRFYKTEEQTSNLNRYKQALAFLLTTRGIPQIYYGTEILMAADKGEGDGYLRRDFPGGWQGDKTDMFVSANRTSQQNEAFNYLRKLLQWRKGNEAISKGTLKHFVTNNSVYVYERKYNDKSVVVFLSGSDSEKTIDLSPYKEVLPKSQAKDAISENIVNLSSGSLTLPPRSVLVLEF; encoded by the coding sequence ATGAAGAAAATCTATTTAGTATTATTACTTGTTTTTCTGAGTTTATCGGTTTTTTCAATCGATATAAAAACAGTAGATCCTGCTTTTTGGTGGTCGGGGATGAAAAATCCTGAATTGCAGGTATTGATACACGGGGAAGGTGTGGCTAAATCGGACGTAAGTATTACTTCAAAATCGGTAAGACTGAAAGAAACTGTAAAGTTAGAGAGTCCTAATTATCTTATCTTATATTTCGACTTATCTGAATCTCAACCGGAGAAGTTCGATATTGTGTTACAGCAGGGTAAAGAAAAAAAAATAATTCCATATGAAGTAAAAGAACGGAAGGCAGGTTCTGCTGACCGCGAAGGCTTCAATGCTTCGGATGTGCTTTATCTGATTATGCCCGACCGTTTTGCAAACGGAGATACATCGAATGATGTGATTGCAGGGATGCGCGAAGCTAAAATAGACCGTAACGGACAATATGCCCGTCATGGTGGAGATTTTAAAGGAGTAAGCGACCGTGTGGATTATATACACGATCTCGGTGTAACTGCCATCTGGTTCAATCCGGTGATGGAGAATGATATGCCGGAGGGTTCATATCACGGATATGCAACTACAGATTATTATAAAGTAGACCGTCGTTTCGGTTCCAATCAAGAGTTTGCAGACTTAGTAGATAAGGTTCATAGTAAAGGGATGAAGGTGGTGATGGATATGATATTCAACCACTGTGGTAGTGAACATTTCTTCTTTAAGGACAGGCCATCTAAAGACTGGTTCAATTACCCTGACGGATATGTGCAAACCTCATATAAGACAGTTACTCAGTTCGACCCGCACGTGTCAGCATACGATTTTAAGAGATCTGCAGATGGTTGGTTTGTAGAGTCTATGCCAGATTTGAACCAACGAAATCCGCATGTGGCCAAATACCTTATCCAGAATAGTATCTGGTGGATAGAATATGCCGGTATCGATGGCATTCGCCAGGATACGCACCCGTATGCCGATTATGACATGATGTCTGACTGGTGCCGGGAAGTTACAGAGGAATATCCCGATTTTAATATTGTAGGTGAAACATGGCTCAATACCAATGTAGGAGTAGCTTATTGGCAGAAAGACAGCAAGCTGGCTTATCCGAAGAATTCGTACCTGCGTTCGGTGATGGATTTCCCCCTTACAGATATAATGAATAGTGCATTCGATCAGGAAACCACAGACTGGGGGCAAGGTCTGTCGCGCATACATGAATATCTGGCTCAGGATGTAGTTTATGCCGATCCTATGGAATTGCTCATTTTCCTTGATAACCATGATACATCGCGTTTTTACAAAACGGAAGAACAAACTTCGAATCTGAACCGTTACAAACAGGCTCTTGCATTTCTGTTGACTACTCGTGGTATCCCGCAAATATATTACGGTACTGAAATATTGATGGCTGCCGATAAGGGAGAGGGAGACGGTTATTTGCGTCGCGATTTTCCTGGGGGATGGCAAGGAGACAAGACAGATATGTTCGTTTCGGCTAACAGAACTTCACAGCAGAATGAGGCTTTCAATTACCTCCGCAAATTGTTGCAATGGAGAAAAGGAAATGAAGCCATATCAAAAGGAACTCTAAAGCATTTTGTGACAAATAATAGTGTTTATGTTTATGAGCGTAAGTATAATGATAAGTCCGTTGTTGTATTCCTGTCAGGATCGGATAGTGAAAAAACAATAGACCTTTCACCATATAAAGAAGTGTTGCCGAAGAGTCAGGCAAAGGATGCTATAAGTGAAAATATTGTAAACTTAAGTAGCGGGTCTTTAACATTGCCGCCTCGAAGTGTCTTGGTATTAGAATTTTGA
- a CDS encoding 4-alpha-glucanotransferase — MRLKLQIDYHTDWGQTVYVCGSVPALGNWEKDKAAEMKNISPSIWELEIEAGDATDIEYQYLVKDQNDIIAHEWGSPHWLRTDTDKRFEVQDVWRGVPQQKFLYTSCFSESFFAHGDNAKVKYYKKTILINVTCVNVKKNQKLILCGASETLGNWKPEDALELTQVRFGSWQVAINAPQIKTTLEYKLAIYDNSTKKIVHWEEGFNRVLSPLPSSPAKEDLVKVESIAYRYGWLNWKAAGVSIPVFSLRSNDSFGIGEFSDLRKMIDWAVATGQKIIQVLPINDTTITYTWIDSYPYNAISIYALHPIYLGLKAYPLKDENLYKEYEREAGELNALENVDYDRVLALKWRYIKDLFTQSGTNTLKSKDYLAFYEQNEEWLFPYACFSYLRDKYETANFRNWKTNSAFDKKKLIKLVETDKDAKHRIELSCFTQYLLHKQLVDVKEYAHQNEVVLKGDIPIGISRDSVEAWVEPHLFNLDVQTGAPPDDFSFFGQNWGFPTYNWEEMAKDGYRWWLKRFRKMADYFDAYRIDHILGFFRIWEIPLSSVQGLLGYFSPALPLTADEIRSYGLWFDEDRMLKHYIHESFLADIFGSHVPEVIEKYLRPTGWQRFELKEEFDTQAKIKEHFTGRDDEKSNYIRDGLYSLCNEVLFVRDKREPYKFHPRITAQYNYSYRDLDDGAKDAFNRLYNEFFYRRHSQYWRDQAMTKLPTLISSTSMLVCGEDLGMVPESVPSVMNELQILSLEIERMPKEREVLFNDLHHLPYLSVCTTSTHDMSPLRLWWKEDRQLTQQYYNQVLWKQGAAPEECTSDLCAQIVGNHLYSPAMLAILPLQDWLSIDDNLKRPVAEDERINIPAVSQHYWRYRMHLTLEELLEATDFNRRVKSMVGSSGRE; from the coding sequence ATGAGACTAAAACTACAAATAGATTACCATACCGATTGGGGACAGACCGTATATGTTTGCGGTTCAGTGCCTGCTTTAGGTAATTGGGAGAAGGATAAAGCCGCGGAAATGAAGAATATCTCTCCATCCATATGGGAACTGGAGATAGAAGCCGGTGATGCCACCGATATAGAATACCAATATCTGGTAAAAGACCAAAACGATATAATAGCACACGAATGGGGTAGCCCCCACTGGTTAAGAACCGATACTGATAAACGGTTCGAGGTGCAGGATGTATGGCGGGGTGTACCTCAACAAAAATTCCTTTACACATCGTGTTTCTCAGAAAGTTTTTTTGCTCATGGAGACAATGCTAAAGTCAAATATTACAAGAAGACCATCCTTATTAATGTTACCTGTGTGAATGTAAAGAAAAATCAGAAACTGATACTTTGCGGAGCCTCGGAGACATTAGGAAATTGGAAGCCCGAAGATGCTCTGGAGCTTACACAGGTAAGATTTGGGAGTTGGCAGGTAGCGATTAATGCGCCACAGATAAAAACTACATTAGAATACAAACTTGCGATCTATGATAATAGCACAAAGAAAATTGTACATTGGGAAGAAGGTTTCAACCGTGTCTTATCACCATTGCCTTCCTCCCCGGCAAAAGAAGATTTGGTTAAGGTGGAATCCATCGCCTATCGTTATGGCTGGTTGAACTGGAAAGCGGCGGGTGTATCCATCCCTGTATTTTCATTACGTTCGAACGACAGTTTCGGTATAGGTGAGTTCTCAGACCTGAGAAAGATGATAGATTGGGCAGTAGCGACCGGACAGAAAATAATACAGGTACTGCCTATCAATGATACTACCATCACATACACTTGGATAGACTCGTACCCTTACAATGCTATTTCCATTTATGCATTGCATCCCATCTATCTGGGACTGAAAGCATATCCATTGAAAGATGAAAATCTATATAAAGAATACGAAAGAGAAGCAGGCGAACTCAACGCTCTGGAGAATGTCGATTATGACAGAGTTCTGGCTTTGAAATGGCGTTATATAAAAGATCTTTTCACCCAATCAGGCACAAATACATTAAAAAGCAAAGACTACCTGGCCTTTTATGAGCAGAACGAAGAATGGTTGTTCCCGTACGCTTGCTTCTCTTATCTTCGGGATAAATATGAAACCGCCAATTTCAGAAACTGGAAGACAAACAGTGCTTTTGATAAAAAGAAACTTATTAAACTGGTCGAAACAGACAAAGATGCAAAACATCGTATCGAATTGTCGTGTTTCACACAATACTTGCTTCACAAGCAACTGGTAGATGTTAAAGAATATGCACACCAGAATGAGGTCGTTCTCAAAGGTGATATCCCTATCGGTATCAGCCGCGACAGTGTGGAAGCATGGGTAGAGCCGCATCTGTTCAATCTGGATGTACAGACGGGGGCGCCACCTGATGATTTTTCGTTTTTCGGACAAAACTGGGGATTTCCTACATATAATTGGGAAGAAATGGCTAAGGATGGCTACCGGTGGTGGCTGAAACGCTTCCGCAAAATGGCAGACTATTTCGATGCTTACCGTATCGATCATATTCTGGGATTTTTCCGCATCTGGGAAATACCTTTGTCATCCGTTCAGGGATTGTTGGGATATTTTAGTCCGGCTCTTCCTCTTACGGCCGACGAAATCCGTTCTTACGGTCTTTGGTTCGATGAGGACAGGATGCTGAAACATTATATTCACGAAAGTTTCCTGGCTGATATATTTGGTAGTCATGTGCCTGAGGTTATTGAAAAATACCTTCGTCCTACCGGATGGCAGCGTTTCGAACTGAAAGAAGAATTCGATACGCAAGCCAAGATTAAGGAACATTTTACCGGGAGGGATGATGAGAAATCCAATTATATCCGGGATGGTTTATACAGCCTGTGCAATGAAGTGCTGTTTGTCAGGGATAAACGTGAGCCTTATAAGTTTCATCCCCGTATAACCGCCCAGTACAACTATTCGTACAGGGATCTGGACGATGGAGCCAAAGATGCATTCAACAGGTTATATAATGAATTTTTCTATCGCCGCCATTCGCAGTATTGGCGCGATCAGGCGATGACGAAGCTACCTACTCTTATTTCTTCGACCTCGATGCTGGTATGCGGCGAAGATCTGGGTATGGTTCCCGAATCTGTGCCTTCGGTGATGAACGAACTTCAGATATTGAGCCTTGAGATAGAACGGATGCCAAAAGAACGGGAGGTATTATTCAACGACCTGCATCATTTGCCATACCTGAGTGTTTGCACAACATCGACCCACGATATGTCACCTCTCCGTTTGTGGTGGAAAGAAGACAGGCAGTTGACCCAGCAATATTACAATCAGGTATTGTGGAAGCAGGGTGCTGCTCCCGAAGAATGTACGTCTGATTTATGTGCGCAGATTGTAGGGAATCACTTATATTCTCCTGCTATGTTGGCTATCCTGCCGCTTCAGGACTGGCTGTCGATAGACGACAATCTGAAACGTCCGGTTGCAGAAGATGAACGCATAAATATTCCGGCCGTATCGCAACACTATTGGCGATACAGGATGCATCTTACTCTGGAAGAATTACTTGAAGCTACAGATTTTAACCGGAGGGTTAAGTCGATGGTAGGTTCATCGGGGAGGGAATAG
- a CDS encoding alpha-amylase family glycosyl hydrolase — MRNKLLFVVALITLMSYSCKQKPQTAIYEPQEKCTVQHPDWTRNAVIYEVNVRQYTKEGTFAAFEQHLPRLKELGVDVLWFMPIHPISEKNRKGTLGSYYAVKDYKGINPEYGTKEDFKRLVDKAHEAGFKVILDWVANHTGCDNVWLSDHPDWYVKDETGNPKSPYDWTDTYELNYDNKDMRTAMTDALKYWVTDFNIDGYRCDMAHEVPTDFWNDVRPALDSIKPVFMLAESENYDLLEHAFDANYSWELMHMMADVNKGTKTAEDIQAYVQKLDTLMCPDGYKMNFLTNHDENSWNGTEFERYGKGVETFAVLTYTLNGMPMIYTGQEVGLKKRLSFFEKDMVPSWTANATTAFYKKLNELKHTHPALRAGEIGGKLRFYTSSASKDILIYSREAAGKEIMVMLNLSAKNVTYQSNDALNRDNYVDYFTGKKVDKLPNTLKAWEYRVFTR, encoded by the coding sequence ATGAGAAATAAACTATTATTTGTGGTCGCTTTAATAACCCTTATGAGTTATTCATGTAAACAAAAGCCACAGACAGCAATTTATGAACCACAGGAAAAGTGTACTGTACAACATCCCGATTGGACGCGCAATGCCGTTATTTACGAAGTGAATGTAAGACAATATACCAAAGAAGGCACATTTGCTGCATTCGAGCAACATCTGCCACGGCTAAAAGAACTTGGTGTGGATGTGCTTTGGTTTATGCCCATACATCCGATATCCGAGAAGAACCGTAAAGGTACTCTGGGTAGTTACTATGCAGTAAAGGACTATAAAGGAATAAATCCTGAGTACGGAACAAAAGAGGACTTCAAGCGGCTTGTCGATAAAGCGCACGAAGCCGGATTTAAGGTGATACTGGACTGGGTGGCCAACCATACAGGTTGTGATAATGTATGGCTCTCTGACCATCCCGACTGGTATGTAAAGGATGAGACCGGAAATCCAAAAAGTCCATATGACTGGACGGATACTTACGAGTTGAATTACGATAATAAGGATATGCGTACGGCTATGACGGATGCGTTGAAATATTGGGTGACAGATTTCAATATCGACGGTTATCGTTGCGATATGGCGCATGAAGTACCTACTGATTTCTGGAACGATGTTCGCCCTGCATTAGATAGTATCAAACCTGTATTTATGCTGGCCGAATCTGAAAACTATGACTTACTGGAACATGCTTTCGATGCGAATTATTCATGGGAACTGATGCATATGATGGCTGATGTGAATAAAGGAACCAAAACCGCAGAAGATATTCAGGCATACGTTCAGAAACTGGATACTCTTATGTGTCCTGATGGTTATAAAATGAACTTTCTTACTAACCATGACGAGAATTCATGGAATGGTACCGAGTTTGAACGTTATGGAAAAGGAGTGGAAACTTTTGCCGTGCTCACTTATACCCTGAATGGCATGCCAATGATTTATACAGGGCAGGAAGTCGGTTTGAAGAAGCGCCTTTCTTTCTTCGAGAAAGATATGGTGCCGTCGTGGACAGCCAATGCAACCACTGCGTTCTATAAAAAGCTGAACGAACTTAAACATACTCATCCGGCATTGCGTGCAGGCGAGATAGGTGGTAAGCTCAGGTTTTATACCTCTTCGGCGAGCAAAGATATTTTGATTTATTCGCGTGAAGCGGCAGGAAAAGAGATAATGGTAATGCTGAACCTGTCTGCTAAGAACGTTACTTATCAGAGTAACGACGCTTTGAACAGGGACAATTATGTAGACTATTTCACAGGAAAGAAAGTGGATAAATTACCTAATACTCTAAAAGCATGGGAGTACAGAGTATTTACCCGCTAA
- a CDS encoding NAD(P)H-dependent oxidoreductase yields MKKIFVINGAPKFAHSGGEFNKTLTEWTVDYFKNNKGYEVKTTDINDSYKPEEEVEKFVWADVIIYHTPIWWFQLPNDLKKYIDEVFTAGHQNGIYFSDGRRSANPTRNYGTGGLLQGRKYMLTTTWNAPVEAFTLEDEFFKQHSVDKGVMFGYHRMNAFVGLNPLDSFHFYDVMKNPNIEQSEKNYRAHLEKVSKEL; encoded by the coding sequence GGTGGAGAATTTAACAAAACACTAACAGAGTGGACAGTAGATTACTTCAAAAATAATAAAGGTTATGAAGTAAAGACCACAGATATCAATGACAGTTATAAACCTGAAGAAGAGGTAGAAAAGTTTGTATGGGCAGATGTAATTATCTACCATACACCTATATGGTGGTTTCAGTTGCCTAACGATTTGAAAAAGTATATAGACGAGGTTTTTACCGCAGGTCACCAGAACGGTATCTATTTCAGTGACGGCAGGCGCTCTGCCAACCCTACGCGCAACTATGGCACAGGCGGGCTGTTACAGGGACGGAAATATATGCTGACAACAACATGGAATGCTCCGGTTGAAGCATTTACCCTGGAGGATGAGTTCTTTAAACAACATAGCGTAGATAAAGGGGTGATGTTCGGCTACCACAGGATGAATGCATTCGTAGGCTTAAATCCTCTTGATAGTTTTCATTTCTATGATGTAATGAAGAATCCAAATATCGAGCAGTCGGAAAAGAACTACCGTGCACATCTGGAAAAAGTATCCAAAGAGCTATAA